One genomic window of Cannabis sativa cultivar Pink pepper isolate KNU-18-1 chromosome 2, ASM2916894v1, whole genome shotgun sequence includes the following:
- the LOC115719320 gene encoding auxin-responsive protein IAA1, whose amino-acid sequence MAMFERGDDELNLNLEATELRLGLPGCDSTTTATSTTQEYSENSTNTTKGNNKRALPSDETFKSNSSSETKSFGHENPSPTKTQVVGWPPVRSYRKNCLQSMKKVEESGVYVKVSMDGAPYLRKMDLKLYKGYPELLKALEDMFKFKVGDFNEREGYNGSEFVPTYEDKDGDWMLVGDVPWEMFTSSCKRLRIMKGSEARGLGCSV is encoded by the exons atGGCCATGTTTGAAAGAGGAGATGATGAACTCAACCTAAACCTTGAGGCAACAGAGCTTAGGCTAGGGTTACCAGGCTGTGATAGTACTACTACAGCAACTTCTACTACTCAAGAGTACTCTGAAAACAGCACAAATACTACAAAAGGCAACAACAAGAGAGCTTTGCCTTCTGATGAAACATTCAAATCTAACTCTTCATCAGAAACCAAATCTTTCGGTCATGAAAACCCTTCACCCACCAA GACACAAGTAGTGGGATGGCCTCCAGTGAGATCTTACCGCAAAAACTGCTTACAGTCAATGAAAAAAGTAGAGGAGAGTGGAGTATACGTGAAAGTCAGCATGGATGGAGCTCCTTACCTTAGAAAAATGGACTTGAAGCTCTACAAAGGGTACCCAGAACTCCTTAAGGCCTTGGAAGACATGTTTAAGTTTAAAGTTGGTGACTTTAACGAGAGAGAAGGCTACAATGGCTCTGAATTCGTCCCTACTTATGAAGACAAAGATGGAGATTGGATGTTGGTTGGAGATGTTCCTTGGGA aatgtTTACCTCTTCATGCAAAAGGCTGAGAATCATGAAAGGGTCAGAAGCTAGAGGCTTGGGTTGTTCTGTTTGA